The nucleotide window TGATGGCATCAGAGCCGATATCCAGGCCATAGATTTCGTAGTTATCGTCCTTCAGCAGACGCTCAGTCAGGTGGTTACCGATAAAGCCGTTCACACCGAGGATCAGCACGCGTGTGCGGCGTTTGATGGCAACAACCGGTGCGCTGGTGATCAGTGCCCCGGTGACCAGACCCAGAGACTGTGCCAGCTGTGTGCCCTGAACGTACAGACCGTTGTCGGTTTGTCCGGTAACGATCTCCAGCGCCTGTTCGCCACAGCTCACAACCAGTGGAGAAACAGAGACAACCGTACCCGGTTTTGCCGCTGGAATGTCGTCACGCACGCGGGATTTCCAGACGATAAACTTGCTAACCCCGGCAAAGCTGTATGCGCCTGGCCACGGATCGGTAACGGCACGCACCAGGTTGTGCAGCTGGCGAGCAGGTTTGTTCCAGTCCAGACGACCATCTTCTGGCTTACGGCGGCCAAAGCAGCTTGCTTTGCTCTCATCCTGGGCGGTTTCGCTGAAAGAGCCATTCTGAATGGCTGGCAGCGCATCGCGTAGCAAGGTTTGCGCCGTCGCGCAGAGTTTGTGATGAAGTTGCAGCGCCGTTTCATCGGCATCGATAGCCACTTTATGCTGCGCCACGATAGCGCCCGCATCGGCACGATGCACCATGCGGTGCAGGGTTACACCGGTTTCGGTTTCACCGTTAACCAGCACCCAGTTCAGTGGTGCGCGGCCACGGTAAGCTGGCAGCAGAGAGCCGTGGAGGTTAAACGCACCTTTGGCAGCCACGTTTAAGATGTCGTCGCAGATCAGATTGCGGTAGTAGAAAGAGAAGATCACATCAGGAGAAAGCTTCTGAATGCGGTCAACCCACAGCGGGTGGTTCACATCGTCCGGGGCGTAAACCGGAATGCCGCGCTCTGCAGCAATGCGTGCCACGGAACCGAAGAAATTGTTTTCTCCCGCAACGTCCGGATGGGTAAAGATTGCAGCAATATCATAGCCCGCTTCCAGCAGGGCCAGTGTGCCCGTGCACCCCATATCGTGATAGGCAAATACAACA belongs to Enterobacter cloacae and includes:
- the arnA gene encoding bifunctional polymyxin resistance protein ArnA; this translates as MKAVVFAYHDMGCTGTLALLEAGYDIAAIFTHPDVAGENNFFGSVARIAAERGIPVYAPDDVNHPLWVDRIQKLSPDVIFSFYYRNLICDDILNVAAKGAFNLHGSLLPAYRGRAPLNWVLVNGETETGVTLHRMVHRADAGAIVAQHKVAIDADETALQLHHKLCATAQTLLRDALPAIQNGSFSETAQDESKASCFGRRKPEDGRLDWNKPARQLHNLVRAVTDPWPGAYSFAGVSKFIVWKSRVRDDIPAAKPGTVVSVSPLVVSCGEQALEIVTGQTDNGLYVQGTQLAQSLGLVTGALITSAPVVAIKRRTRVLILGVNGFIGNHLTERLLKDDNYEIYGLDIGSDAISRFLDNPRFHFVEGDISIHSEWIEYHIKKCDVVLPLVAIATPIEYTRNPLRVFELDFEENLKIIRDCVKYDKRIIFPSTSEVYGMCTDKNFDEDTSNLVVGPINKQRWIYSVSKQLLDRVIWAYGEKEGLRFTLFRPFNWMGPRLDNLNAARIGSSRAITQLILNLVEGSPIKLIEGGKQKRCFTDISDGIEALFRIIENKDGRCNGEIINIGNPDNEASIRELAEMLLASFERHPLRDKFPPFAGFREVESSSYYGKGYQDVEHRKPSIRNAKRCLNWAPGVKMEQTIDETLDFFLRTVELSEQTS